CTCACCGGATCCTGGACCCACACCTGGCTGAAGTCGCCCAGTGCGCGGCCACACCAGAAGGCGCGGGGTTTACCGAGAAGCTGAACCGGGCTGCGTTCACCGCAGGCGGCCTTGCCGCCGCAGGACACCTCAGCGAATCCATCGTCCGTGAACTTCTTGCCGCCGCCGCGCACGAGGCACGCCCCTGGCAGATATCCCGCAACGAAAAGCTCATCAATGACGGTCTCGCCGCCGGGGCCGCCCGACCGCTCCATCTCAAAGGACGTTCATGAGCAGCGCCGAAAGCACCCGCTTTGACGCAACTGCCGCCGCTCAGCAGATGCTCAATCTCGAAGCCCTGCAGCCCGCCCCGGCCCTCCCGGTGCAGGCTGCTTCCGCGTCCCCCTTGTCGACTCAGAGCCAGTTGCCCAGCACTCTTACCGACCGCGGTAATGCCAAGTTGTTCGTCCGCCTCTACCGCAGCCAGTTCCGGCACGTTGAGGGCCTGGGCTGGTTTGCCTGGGACGGCTACAGGTGGAAGCGGACCGGCGGCGAGAAAGCTGCGCTGTGGGCGGCGGGGGAGATGGCCGAGGAGATGCCGGATACCGATCTCCGTGGCATCTTCAGCGACCGCGAGCTCTGCGTCCACAAGAAGCGCACCTTGTCGACCACTGGCATGAAGGCCCTGCTGACCCAGGCGAAGGCATCCCCGGACCTGTCCGTAGACCCCGACACCCTGGACGGCGATCCCTACGCCCTGTGCACCCCTGAAGGCGTCGTCGACCTCACGACCGGCCGCCTGCGCAAGCCCGATCCCACACGCGACTTTCACTCCCGCGCCACGAGCGTTGCCCCCCTGAACATGCCCACCCCTCGCTGGCACCAATTCCTGGCCGAGACCTTCGGTGACGACGCCGAAGGCCAGGAAATGATCGACTTCCTGCACCTGCTGCTCGGCTACTCCATCACCGGCGACGTCGGTGCCCAGGTCCTGCCCTTCCTCCACGGCCAGGGAAAGAACGGGAAGTCTGTTCTTCTTGACGTGATGATTCAGATCCTCGGCGACTATGCGGACGCAGCCCCGCCCGGTTTCCTGATGGACCGAGGTGCGTTCTCCGAACACTCCACCGAGCTCACAGAGCTTCACGGCCGGCGCCTGATCGTCTGCAGCGAACTCAAGCCGAACGACCGGTTCGACGAAGCCCGCGTTCGCCTTCTTACCGGCGGAGACAAGATCAAGGCCCGCCGCATGCGGCAGGATTATTTCTCCTTCACGCCCACCCACCACCTCTGGCTGCTCGGTAACCACCGCCCCGAAGTCTCCACCGGTGGCTTCGCGTTCTGGCGCCGCATCCGTCTGTTGCCCTTCGAACGGATCGTCCCCGACGAGCGGAAGATCGACAACCTCGCCGTGGAACTCGTCGGTGACGAAGGTTCAGGCATCCTGCAGTGGCTCATCGAGGGCGCTCGCCGCTACCTCGCGACCCGTGACAGCCTCGCCGGACCGGACCGGGTCCGTATCGCCACGAGCGCCTACGCCAACACCGAAGACCACATCGGCCGCTTCCTCGCCGAATGCTGCATTCACGACCCTGAGAAGCAAGAACTCCGTGTTGAACAGGGCTTGTTGTACGCCTCCTACAGCACCTGGTGCACTGCCAGCGAAGGTATCCGCCCCGCCACAACCCGCACCTTCGCCACCCGCGTCCGGCAAGAAGTGGGCCTCGCCTCACCCGCCGACATGATCAAATCCAACGGCCGGAAGTTCTACCCCAACCTCGCCCTGGTAGCCGAGCAGTGAACCACACACACCCGCCCGCCCCCGCCCGCCCCCGGCAAGGCCCCCTAGGCCCTCGCTCCCGGCCGGTCTACGATGACGGCAAAGCCCACTGCTACGAGGCACCACCTCACGCAGTGACATCACGGCCCCCAACGGGAGCCCACAAATTGTTGGCACGGGAAATC
This is a stretch of genomic DNA from Streptomyces sp. NBC_01717. It encodes these proteins:
- a CDS encoding DNA primase family protein; protein product: MSSAESTRFDATAAAQQMLNLEALQPAPALPVQAASASPLSTQSQLPSTLTDRGNAKLFVRLYRSQFRHVEGLGWFAWDGYRWKRTGGEKAALWAAGEMAEEMPDTDLRGIFSDRELCVHKKRTLSTTGMKALLTQAKASPDLSVDPDTLDGDPYALCTPEGVVDLTTGRLRKPDPTRDFHSRATSVAPLNMPTPRWHQFLAETFGDDAEGQEMIDFLHLLLGYSITGDVGAQVLPFLHGQGKNGKSVLLDVMIQILGDYADAAPPGFLMDRGAFSEHSTELTELHGRRLIVCSELKPNDRFDEARVRLLTGGDKIKARRMRQDYFSFTPTHHLWLLGNHRPEVSTGGFAFWRRIRLLPFERIVPDERKIDNLAVELVGDEGSGILQWLIEGARRYLATRDSLAGPDRVRIATSAYANTEDHIGRFLAECCIHDPEKQELRVEQGLLYASYSTWCTASEGIRPATTRTFATRVRQEVGLASPADMIKSNGRKFYPNLALVAEQ